A genomic stretch from Chloroflexota bacterium includes:
- a CDS encoding NUDIX hydrolase, with translation MPQRDATESWPLTLGEEPAFCPACGQGLVARVLEEDHRPRLVCPDGHVTWRNPRLVVGTLPVRDGRVHLARRSIEPAAGRWTYPGGFLELGEAAQEGARRETEEETQLKVEVGRLIGAYSRPYAGVVTLIYEATVVGGKLLPGVETSEVRAFGPDEIPWDELAFSTAESALRDWVASLPGRGARFEPELYVTGDPAEG, from the coding sequence ATGCCGCAGCGTGACGCCACCGAATCATGGCCCCTGACCCTTGGTGAGGAGCCCGCCTTCTGCCCGGCCTGCGGTCAGGGGCTCGTCGCACGGGTACTGGAAGAGGACCATCGGCCGCGCCTCGTCTGCCCGGACGGGCACGTCACCTGGCGCAACCCGAGGCTCGTCGTCGGCACGCTGCCGGTGCGCGATGGGCGCGTGCACCTGGCGCGCCGCTCGATCGAACCGGCGGCAGGACGCTGGACGTACCCCGGCGGCTTCCTGGAGCTGGGGGAGGCGGCCCAGGAGGGAGCCCGCCGCGAGACGGAGGAGGAGACCCAGCTCAAGGTCGAGGTGGGACGGCTCATCGGCGCCTACTCGCGCCCGTATGCCGGCGTGGTGACCCTCATCTACGAGGCCACCGTGGTGGGCGGCAAGCTGCTGCCGGGGGTGGAGACGAGCGAGGTGCGCGCCTTCGGACCGGATGAGATCCCGTGGGACGAGCTTGCCTTCTCGACCGCCGAGAGCGCGCTCCGAGACTGGGTCGCGTCGCTGCCGGGGCGCGGCGCACGGTTCGAGCCCGAGCTGTACGTGACCGGCGACCCGGCCGAGGGCTAG